The stretch of DNA GTCCAGATTCCTTGCTTTTTAGGTATTGAAACTGAGGAGGCAAAGATGGATATGGGGTTACAAAATGCACTCATTGGTAAAGGAAGGCCGGGAGAGATATTGCATAATTTGCTATGGGAAATTTACAACGAAAAACAAGCTAACTGGGAAAAATTAGTTAAAGATATTGAAGATATATTTGGTTATCGTCTATTACCACCTGTTTATTCAGGTTTGCACCAAGCATTTATTACTTGTGAATATCTACCCGGTATTCCACCCCAAAAAGGAAGGAGAAGGCTACCAAAGCTTAATATCGCTAATGCTGGAGGAGGTATGCATCAGGTATTGCTCCTTCTAAGCTTTTTTTACAGTCGTCCTGCCAGCATCTTTTTACTTGACGAACCAGATGCTCATCTACATTTCATACTTCAACGAGAGATTCTTGATAGGATTAGACTAATTGCTAAAAAGCAAGGTTGTCAGCTTATCATTGCCACCCACTCTGAAGTATTGCTTGATGATACTCCTCCTGAGCAGATTATCTCTTTTATAGGAAAGCCTAAACGACTTTTTTCTCGTGTAGAACGAGACCAGCTTCGTGAAGCGCTAAAGAAACTTAGTAATATTGATTTACTTCGGGCAAGTCAAGTAGGTGGTGTGTTGTATGTAGAAAATGAAAGTGATTACAAACTCCTCCGTGAGTGGGCTAAAATATTAGGACATCCTGCCTGCAAGTTTTTAGAAAATCCTTTTGTTCATAAGCTTGGAGGTGGAAGTATAAGAAAGGCAAAAGAACATCTATTTGCGTTAAAAGCTGTATATCCTGAGATATCGGGGGTATGTATATTAGATGGAGACAACAAAGATGAACCTGAAAAAGAGATTACTAGAATAGGGCTACATATCTTACGGTGGGGGCGATATGAAATTGAAAACTACCTACTTATACCAGCTGCTATTAAGCGATATATAGACTTCCCTTTATTTGAGAGTGAGATTGATAAAGAATTTGCAAAGCAAGTGCCAGAAGGAACAGATTACTTCGGAGACCATGCATTTTTATCACGCATAAAAGCAAGTGAAGAATTTTTACCACAGATATTAGATAAATATCGCCCTACACCTAAAAGTGAACTATTCCTGCTTGCTGCAACAATGAAGAAAGATGAAATTCATCCAGAAATAAGGGAAAAATTGGATGCAATTGAAAAGTTAATTCAACATACATCCATATCCCTTTAAAAAATGAAAGTATCTACTTTAGGTTATGACAAGTTTTATGTTAGGCAAAACTGAGCAAAGACACAAAGTTTTAATGGTTTTGATTTAAAATGAACATTCTTTTCTTTGCAACATCGGATTTTGCAATCTTGCCTTTAAAGAAACTTTCTAAAACAAACCATAAAATTACCCTAATAACCAAGCCAGATAAGCCAAAGGGAAGGGGGTTAAAGATTCTTTCAAATCCATTAAAGTCTATTGCAGAAGAGTTAAAGATAAATGTTTTTCAAACAGACGATATTTTCTCTATTGTTTCACAAATCTCTCCCGAGCTTATTGTTGTGG from bacterium encodes:
- a CDS encoding AAA family ATPase; the protein is MLDKVVIRNFKKFETEEFNLSGSVVLAGPNNSGKSTLLQAIAVWNLGFQKWARIRGDKKNYTPTKVPITRQEFTALPLREMNLMWFQKETSLKGKEAGYPKLIDIELYGDEWKFGMEFRYAGSEMVYAGPLGEREDIAKSFNPAERLTIVQIPCFLGIETEEAKMDMGLQNALIGKGRPGEILHNLLWEIYNEKQANWEKLVKDIEDIFGYRLLPPVYSGLHQAFITCEYLPGIPPQKGRRRLPKLNIANAGGGMHQVLLLLSFFYSRPASIFLLDEPDAHLHFILQREILDRIRLIAKKQGCQLIIATHSEVLLDDTPPEQIISFIGKPKRLFSRVERDQLREALKKLSNIDLLRASQVGGVLYVENESDYKLLREWAKILGHPACKFLENPFVHKLGGGSIRKAKEHLFALKAVYPEISGVCILDGDNKDEPEKEITRIGLHILRWGRYEIENYLLIPAAIKRYIDFPLFESEIDKEFAKQVPEGTDYFGDHAFLSRIKASEEFLPQILDKYRPTPKSELFLLAATMKKDEIHPEIREKLDAIEKLIQHTSISL